In the Campylobacter concisus genome, GGGTTGAGCCCTTTGTTACGACCATGAAATTTATGAGAACCAAGATACAAAAGACGATGGTGCCGATAACGAAGTTGCCGCCAACTACGAAATTTCCAAAACTTGAGATGATCTCACTGACCGCTTCTGGACCGTTGTGACCTTCGCTTAAGATCATACGCGTGGTTGCGATGTTTAGCGAGAGGCGAAAAAGCGTAACGATAAGGATCAGTGTCGGAAATGTGCTAAGATCGGTTGGTTTTGGCACATAAATCGAAATCAAGATTATAAGCACAGAAATAGAAATAGAAAGTGCCAGAAAAAAGTCAAGCACCGCGCTTGGAAGCGGTACGATAATGATAGCAAGAATGGCAACAATGATACCAACGATGCTAAGACTTTTAAACTTAACAATTGGCGCAAGAAACGGCGCAACAAGAGTTAAGATGTTATTTTTTTGCTTTGCCAATTCTACTTCTTAACGATGTCACTTAGTTTTATCGCATCAAGCATCTCGTCGATCTTGCTTTGAAGACCACTAAACATCGACCAAATTTGACAGCTCGAGGCTTTGTTTGACGGGCAGCCATCTGCAGAAGATGAGCACTCAAAGACGTTAAGTTCACGTTTTTCAGCGCACTCTATTATCTTTTTTATGCTTAAATTTTCAGGTTCGTTATTTAGCGCGAAACCGCCATTTGCCCCTTTAAACGACTTTAAAATTCCATCTTTTGCAAGATTTTGTAAAATTTTGGCTAAAAAGCTTTTTGAAATTTTAAGTTCATTTGAGATTGTATCAACATCAACTGGAGATGATTTTTGAGATATTAAAATAAGTGAAAGTAGAGCGTATTCGCTTGCCTTTGTAAAAAGCATTTATCTTCCTTAAGTCTTTAAATAGCCCTAATTTTATTAAATTTTTACTGCATTTTTCATTAATTTTTAAAAAGCGTAGTTTTATCTAACTTTATGTTTTAAATGCTATAATCGCTCTTTCAAAATTCACCAATCAGGAGGTCATTATGGCTTTGGATTCGGCTAAAAAAGCTCAAATAGTTGCGAAATTCGCTAGAAAAGAGGGAGATACAGGCTCTCCAGAAGTTCAAATAGCTCTTTTAACAGCTAGAATAACTGAACTTACAGAACACCTTAAAATTTTCAAAAAAGACTTTTCATCACGCTTAGGTCTTTTAAAGCTAGTTGGTCAAAGAAAAAGACTTTTAAAGTATCTTAAAAACAAAGACTACTCTACATATTCAAAACTAATCTCTGAGCTTGGCTTAAGAGATAAATAATCCATCGGAGAGCAATCTGCTCTCCTTATTAAATTTCCTTCATCCATATTTTTTATTCAAAATTTACAGTCTATTTTAAAATTTTCCATCTTTAGTATTAATTTATCTACTCACAATATGACTAACCTTTTTAAATAAAGTAAAATTAGAATTAATTTCTTTATTTTATATAAAAAGCTAAATCTCTATATCTTTATTTCTTTTATAATAAATTTATCAATTTTAAACAAATTCTAAAACCCCTAGATAACTGACTTTAATGGAACCAAATTAATTTTATCTTAAATTAGAAATTTATTTTTATAGATAAAGAATTTTTATTAAAGATTAAGAATCTGACTACTAATATTATCCATATAAAAATATGCACATACTGCATAATAAAGGAGAAAATGATGAAAGAAGGCAAAGTCATCTGTCCTTATTGCGGGACAGGCTGTCAAGTAACCTTGCATGTGGAAAACAATGTCGTTCGTGCCGCCACTGGTGTCGAAGACAATCCAGTCAATCAAGGAAATTTATGTTTAAAAGGCTTTTATGGCTGGGATTACGTTGCAAGTCCAGATAGACTCACAAAACCACTTATTAGAAAAAAAAATGGCGTATTTTCAAAGGATGGTGATTTTGAGGAAGCCAGCTGGGATGAGGCGCTTGATCTTGTCGTAGAAAAAATGAAAGAGACCAAAGCAAAATATGGCCCAGACGCATTAGCTGGAAATTTCTCAGCACGTTGCACACTTGAGGACAACTACGTTGCTCAAAAACTAATGCGTGCAGTAATTGGCACAAATAACGTCGATCACTGTGCTAGAATTTGACATGCTCCGACAGTAGCAGGACTTGCTAAAACAATCGGAAACGGAGCTGCCACAAATAGCTTTACAGAGATTGGCACTTATAGTAACTGTATATTAATGATAGGCTCAAATCCAGAAAATGGTCACCCAATCGCAGCTATGCACATCCAAAGAGCACTAAACCGCGGTGCAAAACTAATCGTTATTGATCC is a window encoding:
- the rpsO gene encoding 30S ribosomal protein S15, encoding MALDSAKKAQIVAKFARKEGDTGSPEVQIALLTARITELTEHLKIFKKDFSSRLGLLKLVGQRKRLLKYLKNKDYSTYSKLISELGLRDK
- a CDS encoding RrF2 family transcriptional regulator, encoding MLFTKASEYALLSLILISQKSSPVDVDTISNELKISKSFLAKILQNLAKDGILKSFKGANGGFALNNEPENLSIKKIIECAEKRELNVFECSSSADGCPSNKASSCQIWSMFSGLQSKIDEMLDAIKLSDIVKK